One genomic region from Amycolatopsis sp. FBCC-B4732 encodes:
- a CDS encoding acyltransferase, translating to MQTSRDRFLDVVRAGAILAVIAQHWVMPVLSYSDGRLATGNALATPGWWIVTWLSQVMPLVFFAGGAANLISFRRAESTRTWLAARIKRLMVPVLPLMAVWLVVPDFLRGLGVPPQPLQVGSAIAAQLLWFLAVYVLVVLLTPLMVAAHRRWGLKVPLVMGAAGILVDVARFNDLGYIGYANAIFVWVAVHQLGFHYVEGRLGTLTRRAALTLSAAGFGITALMVAFGPYPASMIGMPGAPVSNMSPPTVLLAFLAVGQIGLLLAFRPQLNALAERPGIGHALSWLGARFMSVYLWHMPALIVVAGVTVYGLGYETPAPGTLLWLVMAPAWFAVCGMVLLGLLRLFAHFEMQRDTGEITAKLPQLVVAGLLVSGGLLGLAAHGFAPLSDGIAHGPVPWVVLATAGFLLAGKRIPVTALGTRYLGRAVAVSERVALKR from the coding sequence ATGCAAACGAGCCGGGACCGCTTCCTCGACGTCGTCCGGGCGGGGGCCATCCTCGCCGTCATCGCCCAGCACTGGGTCATGCCGGTGCTCTCCTACTCCGACGGCCGCCTCGCCACCGGGAACGCACTCGCGACGCCGGGGTGGTGGATCGTCACCTGGCTCAGCCAGGTCATGCCGCTCGTCTTCTTCGCCGGCGGCGCGGCGAACCTGATTTCCTTCCGCCGCGCGGAATCCACGCGGACGTGGCTCGCCGCCCGCATCAAGCGGCTGATGGTGCCGGTGCTGCCGTTGATGGCGGTCTGGCTCGTCGTCCCGGACTTCCTGCGCGGCCTCGGTGTCCCGCCGCAACCGCTGCAGGTCGGCAGCGCGATCGCCGCGCAGCTGCTGTGGTTCCTCGCCGTGTACGTGCTCGTCGTGCTGCTGACGCCGCTGATGGTCGCCGCGCACCGGCGCTGGGGCCTGAAGGTTCCGCTCGTCATGGGCGCCGCGGGCATCCTCGTCGACGTCGCGCGCTTCAACGACCTCGGCTACATCGGTTACGCCAACGCGATCTTCGTCTGGGTCGCCGTCCACCAGCTCGGGTTCCACTACGTCGAAGGCCGCCTCGGCACGCTCACCCGCCGCGCCGCCCTCACGCTCTCGGCCGCCGGCTTCGGGATCACCGCGCTGATGGTCGCGTTCGGCCCGTACCCGGCCAGCATGATCGGGATGCCCGGCGCGCCGGTGTCGAACATGAGCCCGCCGACCGTGCTGCTCGCCTTCCTCGCCGTCGGCCAGATCGGCCTGCTGCTCGCCTTCCGCCCGCAGCTCAACGCGCTCGCCGAACGTCCCGGCATCGGCCACGCGCTCAGCTGGCTCGGCGCGCGGTTCATGAGCGTCTACCTCTGGCACATGCCGGCGCTGATCGTGGTCGCGGGTGTGACGGTGTACGGCCTCGGCTACGAAACCCCGGCGCCGGGAACGCTGCTCTGGCTGGTCATGGCGCCCGCGTGGTTCGCCGTGTGCGGAATGGTGCTGCTCGGCCTGCTGCGGCTGTTCGCGCACTTCGAGATGCAGCGCGACACCGGTGAGATCACCGCGAAGCTCCCGCAGCTGGTCGTCGCCGGGCTCCTGGTTTCCGGTGGCCTGCTCGGGCTGGCCGCGCACGGGTTCGCGCCGCTTTCGGACGGCATCGCGCACGGCCCGGTGCCGTGGGTGGTCCTCGCGACGGCCGGGTTCCTCCTAGCGGGCAAGCGGATCCCGGTGACCGCGCTCGGCACCCGCTACCTGGGCCGCGCGGTCGCGGTGAGCGAGCGGGTCGCGCTCAAGCGTTGA
- the hutH gene encoding histidine ammonia-lyase, whose protein sequence is MPETVLLGLEPLTAAQVVDVVRGYAPVRLTDAAEKTLAATRQHIENLAHAVTPTYGVSTGFGALATRHIPVESRTALQRSLIRSHAAGAGPAVEAEVVRALMLLRLRTLASGYTGVRPGTAQTLAALLNADITPIVHEYGSLGCSGDLAPLAAVALALMGEGQVTYRGELVEAGEALKDAGIEPVVLAEKEGLALTNGTDGMLGMLLLAAADLHRLFDIADLTAAMSVEALLGTDRAFAADLQALRPHPGQALSAERMWQALQGSKIVESHRGPDCNRVQDAYSLRCSPQVHGAARDSLAHAELVGERELMSAVDNPVVLADGRVESNGNFHGAPVAYVLDFLAIPIADVASIAERRTDRMLDKARSHGLPPFLAHDPGVDSGHMIAQYTQAAVVSELKRLAVPASVDSIPSSAMQEDHVSMGWSAARKLRKAVDGLTTVLAIELLTAARALDFRAPLEPSPVTGRVRDLLRTKVAGPGPDRHLAPEIAAAEELVRSGAVLAAARNTHAPYLEV, encoded by the coding sequence ATGCCGGAAACTGTGCTCCTGGGCCTCGAACCCCTCACCGCCGCCCAGGTCGTCGACGTCGTCCGTGGCTACGCGCCGGTCAGGCTTACGGACGCGGCCGAGAAGACCCTCGCCGCGACCCGCCAGCACATCGAGAACCTCGCCCACGCCGTCACGCCCACCTACGGCGTCTCGACCGGCTTCGGCGCGCTGGCCACCCGCCACATCCCGGTCGAGAGCCGGACCGCGCTGCAGCGCAGCCTGATCCGCTCGCACGCCGCCGGCGCCGGACCCGCCGTCGAGGCCGAGGTCGTCCGCGCGCTGATGCTGTTGCGGCTGCGGACCCTCGCCAGCGGGTACACCGGCGTCCGCCCGGGCACCGCGCAAACGCTTGCGGCCCTGCTCAACGCCGACATCACCCCGATCGTCCACGAGTACGGCTCGCTCGGCTGCTCCGGCGACCTCGCGCCGCTGGCCGCCGTCGCGCTCGCGCTGATGGGCGAGGGACAGGTGACGTACCGGGGCGAGCTCGTCGAAGCCGGCGAAGCGCTGAAGGACGCCGGGATCGAGCCGGTCGTGCTCGCCGAGAAGGAGGGTCTCGCCCTCACCAACGGCACCGACGGCATGCTCGGCATGCTCCTGCTCGCCGCCGCCGACCTGCACCGGCTCTTCGACATCGCCGACCTGACCGCCGCGATGAGCGTCGAGGCGCTGCTCGGCACCGACCGCGCCTTCGCCGCCGACCTCCAGGCGCTGCGGCCGCACCCCGGGCAGGCCCTGTCGGCCGAACGGATGTGGCAGGCGCTGCAGGGCTCGAAGATCGTCGAGAGCCACCGCGGCCCGGACTGCAACCGCGTCCAGGACGCCTATTCGCTGCGCTGCTCCCCGCAGGTGCACGGCGCGGCGCGCGACAGCCTCGCGCACGCCGAGCTCGTCGGGGAGCGCGAGCTGATGTCCGCTGTGGACAATCCCGTCGTGCTGGCCGACGGCCGCGTCGAGTCCAACGGCAACTTCCACGGCGCGCCCGTCGCGTACGTGCTGGACTTCCTGGCCATCCCGATCGCCGACGTCGCCAGCATCGCCGAACGCCGCACCGACCGGATGCTCGACAAGGCGCGCTCGCACGGCCTGCCGCCGTTCCTCGCGCACGACCCCGGCGTCGACTCCGGCCACATGATCGCGCAGTACACGCAGGCCGCCGTGGTCAGCGAGCTCAAGCGGCTCGCCGTGCCCGCGTCCGTCGACTCGATCCCGAGCAGCGCCATGCAGGAGGACCACGTCTCCATGGGCTGGTCGGCCGCGCGGAAGCTGCGCAAGGCCGTCGACGGCCTGACCACCGTGCTCGCGATCGAGCTGCTGACCGCGGCCCGCGCGCTGGACTTCCGCGCGCCGCTCGAGCCGTCGCCGGTCACCGGCCGCGTCCGGGACCTGCTCCGCACGAAGGTCGCGGGCCCCGGCCCCGACCGGCACCTGGCGCCCGAGATCGCGGCCGCCGAAGAACTCGTCCGCTCC
- a CDS encoding IclR family transcriptional regulator has translation MGDSSEVPALRRGLAVLRLLATRPGPVTAAAIAREAGLPRSTTYHLLNELEAAGFVVHLPAERRYGLGIAAFELGSAYLRHDPLERLAGPLLRKLVDRVGHTAHLGVLHGSESLYLIKERPLRPETLVTEVGVRLPAQLTASGRAILRHLPAPHVRALFPSAAAFVLRTGRGPGTLADLRRTLTAERRLGWSVEDGHVTAGFASVACPVFDHGARPMAAISVTLRHHCAADPCEETWPELATEVAATAAELTTRIGGHPVAP, from the coding sequence ATGGGTGACAGCAGCGAGGTCCCGGCGCTGCGCCGCGGCCTCGCGGTGCTGCGCCTGCTCGCGACGCGCCCCGGCCCGGTGACCGCGGCGGCGATCGCGCGCGAGGCGGGCCTCCCCCGCTCGACGACGTACCACCTGCTCAACGAGCTGGAAGCCGCCGGCTTCGTCGTCCACCTGCCCGCCGAACGCCGCTACGGCCTGGGCATCGCTGCGTTCGAGCTCGGCTCGGCGTACCTGCGGCACGACCCCCTCGAGCGGCTCGCCGGGCCGTTGCTGCGCAAGCTCGTCGACCGCGTCGGCCACACCGCGCACCTCGGCGTGCTGCACGGCAGCGAGTCGCTGTACCTGATCAAGGAGCGCCCGCTCCGCCCGGAGACGCTGGTGACCGAGGTCGGCGTCCGCCTGCCGGCCCAGCTGACGGCGTCCGGCCGCGCGATCCTGCGCCACCTGCCCGCCCCGCACGTCCGTGCGCTGTTCCCTTCGGCGGCGGCGTTCGTGCTCCGCACGGGCCGCGGCCCGGGAACGCTGGCCGACCTGCGCCGCACGCTGACCGCGGAGCGCCGCCTCGGCTGGTCGGTCGAAGACGGCCACGTCACGGCGGGTTTCGCCTCGGTGGCCTGCCCGGTCTTCGACCACGGCGCCCGCCCGATGGCGGCGATCAGTGTCACGCTGCGCCACCACTGCGCGGCGGACCCGTGCGAGGAGACGTGGCCGGAGCTGGCGACCGAGGTGGCGGCCACAGCCGCCGAGCTGACCACCCGCATCGGCGGCCACCCGGTCGCGCCGTAA
- a CDS encoding sensor histidine kinase, with protein MTEAAPVEHSRPHPARTIVYMIVSFVFRILQFVLIVTGLAVGVATAVVWIGFPILLATTSFIRWSGDRERGWLGTMLRVPLPPAQRRPYEEGQPLLRRWVVRLSDPTTWRDLAYLMVAFPLACVELGIALASIVLLPMAVWVTPWLGWLHGELGLALLGPDRTKRLEQKAERLQASRARGVDAAEAERRRIERDLHDGAQQRLVAVAMSLGRAKAKFDHDPESVRELIDEAHADAKLAVSELRDLARGIYPAVLGDRGLDAALSAQAAKSPIPVDVRVDVEPRPPAAVETTAYFIVGETLTNIAKHAGATEAGVKVWRTDDHVVVEITDNGHGGAEVRPGGGLAGLADRAATIDGVITVVSPVGGPTVIRADLPCQW; from the coding sequence ATGACCGAGGCAGCACCGGTGGAGCACTCGCGGCCGCACCCGGCTCGCACGATCGTGTACATGATCGTCAGCTTCGTCTTCCGGATCCTGCAGTTCGTGCTGATCGTGACCGGGCTGGCGGTGGGGGTCGCGACGGCCGTGGTGTGGATCGGGTTCCCGATCCTGCTGGCGACGACGAGCTTCATCCGCTGGTCGGGCGACCGCGAGCGGGGCTGGCTGGGCACGATGCTGCGGGTGCCGTTGCCGCCGGCGCAGCGGCGGCCGTACGAAGAGGGGCAGCCGCTGCTGCGCCGCTGGGTGGTGCGGCTGAGCGACCCGACGACGTGGCGTGACCTGGCGTACCTGATGGTCGCGTTCCCGCTGGCGTGCGTGGAGCTGGGGATCGCGCTGGCGTCGATCGTGCTGCTGCCGATGGCGGTCTGGGTGACGCCGTGGCTGGGCTGGCTGCACGGTGAGCTGGGGCTCGCGCTGCTGGGACCGGACCGCACGAAGCGGCTGGAGCAGAAGGCCGAGCGGCTGCAGGCGTCGCGAGCACGCGGTGTCGACGCGGCCGAAGCCGAGCGCCGGCGCATCGAGCGCGACCTGCACGACGGCGCCCAGCAGCGGCTGGTCGCGGTCGCGATGAGCCTGGGCCGGGCGAAGGCGAAGTTCGACCACGACCCGGAGTCGGTGCGGGAGCTGATCGACGAGGCGCACGCGGACGCCAAGCTCGCGGTGTCCGAGCTGCGTGACCTCGCCCGCGGCATCTACCCGGCCGTCCTCGGTGACCGCGGGCTCGACGCCGCGCTCTCGGCGCAGGCGGCGAAGTCGCCGATCCCGGTGGACGTGCGGGTCGACGTCGAGCCCCGCCCGCCGGCGGCGGTCGAGACGACGGCGTACTTCATCGTCGGCGAGACCCTGACGAACATCGCGAAGCACGCCGGCGCGACCGAAGCGGGCGTGAAGGTGTGGCGGACCGACGACCACGTGGTCGTCGAGATCACCGACAACGGTCACGGCGGCGCCGAGGTGCGCCCCGGCGGCGGTCTGGCCGGCCTCGCCGACCGCGCCGCGACGATCGACGGCGTGATCACGGTCGTCAGCCCGGTGGGCGGGCCGACGGTGATCCGGGCTGACCTCCCCTGCCAGTGGTGA
- a CDS encoding HEAT repeat domain-containing protein, with protein MNTASRNHDCRAGQEFRDGIDLPGWEEQSVWGWDPPAGSFFAQLWRNGSTGDEPDIWISGVDTVFRWPSGIVLEIVERTPESPAKVVAALGLAAPQPRLRDDAEVIALLRSAVDREKTALRRGAIHALGWTQGFAKTTPVLRGEWRGPRPTAAEVEAEHHLVTGALHRPGGDRDFLSGVDASLWWLLTRGSDTWFL; from the coding sequence ATGAACACCGCTTCGCGCAACCACGACTGCCGGGCCGGCCAGGAGTTCCGGGACGGGATCGACCTCCCCGGCTGGGAAGAGCAGAGCGTCTGGGGCTGGGACCCGCCGGCCGGCAGCTTCTTCGCCCAGCTGTGGCGCAACGGCAGCACCGGCGACGAGCCCGACATCTGGATCAGCGGCGTGGACACCGTGTTCCGGTGGCCGTCCGGCATCGTGCTCGAAATCGTCGAGCGGACACCGGAATCCCCGGCAAAGGTGGTGGCCGCACTGGGACTCGCCGCCCCGCAACCGCGGCTACGCGACGACGCCGAGGTCATCGCGCTGCTCCGCTCCGCCGTGGACCGGGAAAAGACCGCCCTCCGCCGCGGCGCGATCCACGCGCTCGGGTGGACGCAGGGCTTCGCGAAAACCACCCCCGTCCTTCGCGGCGAATGGCGCGGCCCCCGGCCGACGGCCGCGGAAGTCGAAGCCGAACACCACCTGGTCACCGGCGCGCTGCACCGGCCGGGCGGCGACCGCGACTTCCTCTCCGGCGTCGACGCCTCCCTCTGGTGGCTGCTCACCCGCGGCTCCGACACGTGGTTCCTCTGA
- a CDS encoding diguanylate cyclase, whose translation MLVPPAQWALWKQRPRIVVYCLASEALAVTLAFRPSPVAVDLRSLTVLGALLALGVIQAEAGRRVERSQRRAAKTPHINMTSVWTFAGVLVLPPLLLAVLVGGLYLHLALRSWYRLQRVPPSRTCSNAAIILLSCYAAQAVLDLTDVADVRAAVTRGWTGAWLVAAAGATFFVVNALLVLPARRIVGRSVVELFGTWSDNGLEAATLCLGALNGLALATLPGMVVLVLPPVLLLHRSVLVKQLEAAAQRDEKTGLYTIRRWRALTERALADAERHGGTVGLLMLDLDHFKQVNDTYGHLAGDTVLSSTAEAIVSAVRGRDDAVGRFGGEEFVVLLPGTGRPDCGAVAERIRRAISVLTVPVGQSSITDLSVSIGVAVYPQAGRSLQDLLDAADAALYRAKETGRNKVVHAADLR comes from the coding sequence GTGCTCGTCCCACCCGCGCAGTGGGCGTTGTGGAAGCAGCGGCCTCGGATCGTCGTGTACTGCCTGGCGAGCGAAGCCCTGGCCGTAACACTCGCGTTCCGGCCGTCACCGGTCGCCGTCGACCTGCGTTCGCTGACCGTGCTCGGCGCCCTGCTGGCCCTCGGGGTGATCCAGGCGGAGGCGGGCCGCCGGGTCGAGCGCAGCCAGCGCCGGGCGGCGAAGACCCCGCACATCAACATGACGTCGGTCTGGACGTTCGCCGGCGTCCTGGTGCTCCCCCCGCTGTTGCTCGCCGTCCTGGTCGGCGGCCTGTACCTGCACCTGGCGCTGCGCAGCTGGTACCGGCTGCAGCGCGTCCCGCCGTCCCGGACGTGCAGCAACGCGGCGATCATCCTGCTGTCCTGTTACGCGGCCCAGGCAGTGCTGGACCTGACCGACGTGGCGGACGTCCGCGCGGCGGTCACCCGTGGCTGGACCGGCGCGTGGCTGGTCGCGGCGGCCGGGGCGACGTTCTTCGTGGTGAACGCACTGCTGGTGCTCCCGGCCCGCCGGATCGTCGGGCGGTCGGTGGTCGAGCTGTTCGGCACCTGGTCGGACAACGGCCTGGAGGCCGCGACGCTGTGCCTGGGCGCGTTGAACGGCCTCGCACTGGCGACGTTGCCGGGCATGGTGGTCCTGGTGCTGCCGCCGGTGCTCCTGCTGCACCGGTCAGTCCTGGTGAAGCAGCTGGAGGCGGCGGCGCAGCGCGACGAGAAGACGGGCCTCTACACCATCCGCAGGTGGCGGGCCCTGACCGAACGGGCGCTGGCGGACGCGGAGCGCCACGGCGGGACGGTCGGCCTGCTGATGCTCGACCTCGACCACTTCAAGCAGGTCAACGACACGTACGGCCACCTGGCCGGCGACACGGTCCTGTCTTCGACGGCCGAGGCGATCGTCTCGGCGGTCCGCGGCCGCGACGACGCGGTGGGCCGGTTCGGAGGCGAAGAGTTCGTCGTCCTCCTGCCGGGAACCGGCCGGCCGGATTGCGGCGCGGTGGCCGAGCGCATCCGCCGGGCGATCAGCGTCCTGACCGTCCCGGTGGGACAGTCGTCGATCACGGACCTGTCGGTGTCGATCGGCGTCGCTGTCTACCCGCAGGCGGGCAGGTCACTCCAGGACCTCTTGGACGCGGCGGACGCGGCCCTCTACCGGGCGAAGGAGACCGGCCGGAACAAGGTGGTCCACGCGGCGGACCTGCGCTGA
- a CDS encoding response regulator transcription factor, with protein sequence MRVVIAEDAVLLRAGVMRLLADEGIETAAAVDNGDDLLGAIKEHRPDLAIVDVRMPPTFTDEGLRAALAARKEIPGLPVLVLSQYVEESYAVELLSGGAGGVGYLLKERVADVADFLDAVRRVANGGTAIDPDVIAQLMARGRRNPLDALTARESEVLGLMAQGLSNTAIANSLVVSHGAVEKHIGNIFSKLGLEASAEEHRRVRAVLTYLGR encoded by the coding sequence ATGCGGGTAGTCATCGCCGAAGACGCCGTCCTGCTGCGGGCGGGGGTCATGCGCCTGCTCGCCGACGAGGGCATCGAGACGGCCGCGGCCGTGGACAACGGCGACGACCTGCTCGGCGCGATCAAGGAACACCGCCCTGACCTGGCGATCGTGGACGTCCGCATGCCCCCGACGTTCACCGACGAGGGCCTGCGCGCGGCGCTGGCGGCGCGCAAGGAGATCCCGGGCCTCCCGGTGCTGGTCCTCTCGCAGTACGTCGAGGAGTCGTACGCGGTGGAGCTCCTCTCGGGTGGCGCGGGCGGCGTCGGCTACCTGCTGAAGGAGCGCGTCGCGGACGTCGCGGACTTCCTGGACGCGGTCCGCCGGGTCGCGAACGGCGGCACGGCGATCGACCCGGACGTCATCGCCCAGCTGATGGCCCGCGGTCGCCGCAACCCCCTGGACGCGCTGACGGCCCGCGAGTCGGAGGTACTGGGGCTGATGGCCCAGGGCCTGTCGAACACGGCGATCGCGAATTCGCTCGTCGTCTCGCACGGCGCGGTGGAGAAGCACATCGGGAACATCTTCTCGAAGCTCGGCCTCGAGGCGAGCGCGGAGGAACACCGCCGCGTCCGGGCAGTGCTGACGTACCTGGGCCGCTGA
- the smpB gene encoding SsrA-binding protein SmpB, translating to MPKERGQKVIVSNRKARHDYSIIDTYECGLVLVGTEVKSLREGKASLADAFATVDDGEVWLRNVHIPEYTQGTWTNHTPRRTRKLLLHRREIEKLIGKTKESGLSLVPLSMYFKDGKVKVEIALAQGKKAYDKRQTLAKRDADRDIRKAMGRALKGRFTE from the coding sequence ATGCCCAAGGAACGTGGCCAGAAGGTGATCGTGTCGAACCGCAAGGCGCGGCACGATTACTCCATCATCGACACCTACGAGTGCGGTCTCGTGCTCGTCGGTACCGAGGTGAAGAGCCTGCGCGAGGGCAAGGCGTCCCTGGCGGACGCGTTCGCGACGGTCGACGACGGCGAAGTGTGGCTGCGCAACGTGCACATCCCGGAGTACACGCAGGGCACGTGGACCAACCACACCCCGCGCCGGACCCGGAAGCTGCTGCTGCACCGGCGCGAGATCGAGAAGCTCATCGGCAAGACCAAGGAGAGCGGGCTTTCCCTGGTGCCGCTGTCGATGTACTTCAAGGACGGCAAGGTCAAGGTCGAGATCGCGCTGGCCCAGGGCAAGAAGGCCTACGACAAGCGCCAGACGCTCGCCAAGCGCGACGCGGACCGGGACATCAGGAAGGCCATGGGCCGCGCGCTGAAGGGCCGGTTCACGGAGTGA
- a CDS encoding amidohydrolase family protein: MTAGPASDADVAAWTASLGLPGLVDLHVHFLPKPVMDKVWAYFDRASTHYGTEWPVHYRTSEGERLATLRSLGVVRFAPLVYPHKPGMAEWLTSWALEFAAQVPDAVPTGTFYPEPGAGSAVDGALRAGARVFKAHVQVGAYDPRDDLLKPVWGALADAGVPVVVHCGHGPLRGDFTGLSVFEEVLARHPDLTAVLAHSAMPEFGTAFELLAKYPRVHLDTTMVGVPFAEAMSPLPPDWTARLAEFADRVVLGTDFPNIPYSYATQLQAIAGWAADDRLGEPFLRAVLHDTPLRLLNA; encoded by the coding sequence GTGACGGCGGGCCCGGCTTCGGATGCCGACGTCGCCGCGTGGACGGCGTCGCTGGGCCTGCCGGGCCTGGTCGACCTGCACGTCCACTTCCTGCCGAAACCGGTGATGGACAAGGTCTGGGCGTACTTCGACCGGGCTTCGACGCACTACGGCACCGAGTGGCCGGTGCACTACCGGACGTCCGAAGGGGAGCGTCTGGCGACGCTGCGGTCGCTCGGGGTGGTGCGGTTCGCGCCGCTGGTGTACCCGCACAAGCCGGGGATGGCGGAGTGGCTGACGTCGTGGGCGCTCGAGTTCGCCGCGCAGGTGCCGGACGCCGTGCCGACCGGGACGTTCTACCCCGAGCCCGGCGCCGGGTCCGCTGTGGACGGTGCGCTGCGCGCCGGCGCCCGGGTGTTCAAGGCGCACGTGCAGGTGGGCGCGTACGACCCGCGCGACGACCTGCTGAAGCCGGTGTGGGGCGCGCTCGCCGACGCCGGTGTCCCCGTGGTCGTCCACTGTGGACACGGACCGTTGCGTGGTGACTTCACCGGGTTGTCGGTCTTCGAAGAGGTGCTGGCGCGCCACCCGGACTTGACGGCCGTGCTCGCTCACTCGGCGATGCCCGAGTTCGGGACGGCCTTCGAGCTCCTGGCGAAGTACCCGCGGGTGCACCTGGACACGACGATGGTGGGCGTCCCGTTCGCCGAGGCGATGTCGCCGCTGCCACCGGACTGGACGGCGCGGCTGGCGGAGTTCGCCGACCGCGTCGTGCTCGGCACGGACTTCCCGAACATCCCGTACTCCTACGCGACGCAGCTGCAGGCGATCGCCGGCTGGGCGGCCGACGATCGCCTGGGCGAGCCGTTCCTGCGTGCGGTCCTGCACGACACCCCGCTGCGCCTGCTCAACGCTTGA
- the ftsX gene encoding permease-like cell division protein FtsX yields the protein MRASFVFSEVVTGLRRNITMTIAMMLTTAVSLAMLGGGLLAVRTIDKMKSNFLADVEVSVYLTDDISTTDKNCAQALCQSLRSDLQSNSGVESVVFENRDQAYDRFKKIFESQPELIALTGPESLPASLHVKLKDPDRSDSIVQEYATKPGVRKVDDQKKFLDRVFNAFNGVRNMAFGAALIMAIAALLLIANTIQVSAFTRRTEVGIMRLVGATRWYTQLPFLLEAVVAGAVGAILGIIMLIITKAGFLDSVFTGDVFPKITMLELLFPVAPILLAVSVVISAITGYVTLRLYVRH from the coding sequence ATGCGCGCCAGTTTCGTCTTCAGTGAGGTAGTCACCGGCCTGCGCCGGAACATCACGATGACCATCGCGATGATGCTGACCACGGCCGTGTCACTCGCCATGCTCGGCGGCGGCCTGCTGGCCGTGCGCACGATCGACAAGATGAAGTCCAACTTCCTCGCCGACGTCGAGGTTTCCGTCTACCTCACCGACGACATCAGCACGACGGACAAGAACTGCGCGCAGGCGCTGTGCCAGTCACTGCGGTCGGACCTGCAGAGCAACAGCGGCGTCGAGTCGGTCGTGTTCGAGAACCGGGACCAGGCCTACGACCGGTTCAAGAAGATCTTCGAGAGCCAGCCGGAGCTGATCGCGCTGACCGGCCCCGAGTCGCTGCCCGCGTCGCTGCACGTGAAGCTGAAGGACCCGGACCGCAGCGACTCGATCGTGCAGGAGTACGCGACCAAGCCGGGCGTGCGGAAGGTCGACGACCAGAAGAAGTTCCTCGACCGCGTGTTCAACGCCTTCAACGGCGTCCGGAACATGGCGTTCGGCGCCGCGCTCATCATGGCCATCGCGGCGCTGCTGCTGATCGCGAACACGATCCAGGTGTCGGCGTTCACGCGGCGCACGGAGGTCGGCATCATGCGGCTGGTCGGCGCGACGCGGTGGTACACGCAGCTACCGTTCCTCCTGGAGGCGGTGGTCGCCGGCGCGGTCGGTGCGATCCTCGGGATCATCATGCTCATCATCACGAAGGCCGGCTTCCTCGATTCGGTCTTCACCGGTGACGTGTTCCCGAAGATCACGATGCTGGAGCTGCTGTTCCCGGTGGCGCCGATCCTGCTTGCGGTGTCCGTGGTGATCTCCGCCATCACCGGTTACGTCACGCTGCGCCTGTACGTCCGGCACTAG
- a CDS encoding sensor domain-containing protein: MVSDRRDPPFGGSVVFLLMNLPLGVVAFVLLTSFTAAGLGTAVVWVGVGLLALLVLAVRGAARLERARVYALLDRYIDLPYLPLPAEGQKLRWKARLKDSSTWRDLAYFFVLFPLGLVEFVLVTVFWSTSLALAGLPIYFRWLPGGAYYFPADDLRWLTVDSTLEALPWAALGVLFIALSVALTKALAGTHARLANALLGPTVAQRRRMERWWEDAEEKNLVAG, translated from the coding sequence ATGGTGAGCGACAGGCGGGATCCGCCGTTCGGTGGTTCGGTGGTGTTCCTGCTGATGAACCTGCCGCTGGGGGTGGTGGCGTTCGTTTTGCTGACGTCGTTCACGGCGGCCGGCCTGGGCACTGCGGTGGTGTGGGTGGGTGTGGGTCTGCTCGCGCTGCTGGTCCTGGCCGTGCGGGGGGCCGCGCGGCTGGAGCGTGCCCGGGTGTACGCGCTGCTGGACCGGTACATCGATCTGCCGTACCTGCCGCTGCCTGCCGAAGGTCAGAAGCTCCGGTGGAAGGCGCGGTTGAAGGACTCGTCGACGTGGCGTGACCTGGCGTACTTCTTCGTCCTCTTCCCGCTCGGTCTGGTCGAGTTCGTGCTGGTGACGGTCTTCTGGTCGACGAGCCTGGCGCTGGCGGGGCTGCCGATCTACTTCCGGTGGCTGCCCGGCGGCGCGTACTACTTCCCGGCGGATGACCTGCGGTGGCTGACCGTGGACTCGACGCTGGAAGCGTTACCGTGGGCGGCGCTGGGGGTGCTGTTCATCGCGTTGTCGGTCGCGCTGACGAAGGCGCTGGCGGGAACGCACGCCCGGCTGGCGAACGCGCTGCTGGGACCGACCGTGGCGCAGCGCCGCCGGATGGAGCGCTGGTGGGAAGACGCGGAAGAGAAGAACCTGGTGGCGGGATGA